The Aquila chrysaetos chrysaetos chromosome 6, bAquChr1.4, whole genome shotgun sequence genome window below encodes:
- the MFAP2 gene encoding microfibrillar-associated protein 2 isoform X1, with the protein MRAVGLFLLCLPAALLVQGQYSRFEGITYPEPVQYSQYDQQSEIQDYYDYHDVTPRAPEEQFRYQSQQQSQQEIVPAPTPAAAPETEPTEPGPLDCREEQYPCTRLYSVHKPCKQCLNEICFYSLRRVYVINKEICVRTVCAHEELLRADLCRDKFSKCGVMATSGLCQTVVASCARSCGGC; encoded by the exons ATGAGAGCGGTGGGGCTCTTCTTGCTGTGTCTGCCAG CAGCGCTCCTGGTCCAGGGACAGTACAGCAGGTTTGAAGGCATCACCTACCCCGAGCCGGTACAATATTCCCAGTACGACCAGCAATCAG AAATTCAGGATTACTACGACTATCACG ATGTCACCCCCCGTGCCCCCGAGGAGCAGTTTCGGTACCAGTCCCAGCAGCAATCCCAGCAGGAAATCGTGCCGGCCCCGACCCCAG ctgctgcccctgAGACCGAGCCCACGGAGCCAGGACCCCTCG ACTGCCGGGAGGAGCAGTACCCCTGCACCAGGCTCTACTCCGTGCACAAGCCCTGCAAGCAGTGCCTGAACGAGATCTGCTTTTACAG CCTCCGACGCGTTTACGTGATCAACAAGGAGATCTGCGTCCGCACCGTGTGTGCCCACGAAGAGCTGCTGCGAG CCGATCTCTGCCGTGACAAGTTTTCCAAGTGCGGGGTGATGGCCACCAGTGGGCTCTGCCAAACCGTTGTTGCATCCTGCGCCCGCAGCTGCGGTGGATGCTGA
- the MFAP2 gene encoding microfibrillar-associated protein 2 isoform X2, whose amino-acid sequence MRAVGLFLLCLPALLVQGQYSRFEGITYPEPVQYSQYDQQSEIQDYYDYHDVTPRAPEEQFRYQSQQQSQQEIVPAPTPAAAPETEPTEPGPLDCREEQYPCTRLYSVHKPCKQCLNEICFYSLRRVYVINKEICVRTVCAHEELLRADLCRDKFSKCGVMATSGLCQTVVASCARSCGGC is encoded by the exons ATGAGAGCGGTGGGGCTCTTCTTGCTGTGTCTGCCAG CGCTCCTGGTCCAGGGACAGTACAGCAGGTTTGAAGGCATCACCTACCCCGAGCCGGTACAATATTCCCAGTACGACCAGCAATCAG AAATTCAGGATTACTACGACTATCACG ATGTCACCCCCCGTGCCCCCGAGGAGCAGTTTCGGTACCAGTCCCAGCAGCAATCCCAGCAGGAAATCGTGCCGGCCCCGACCCCAG ctgctgcccctgAGACCGAGCCCACGGAGCCAGGACCCCTCG ACTGCCGGGAGGAGCAGTACCCCTGCACCAGGCTCTACTCCGTGCACAAGCCCTGCAAGCAGTGCCTGAACGAGATCTGCTTTTACAG CCTCCGACGCGTTTACGTGATCAACAAGGAGATCTGCGTCCGCACCGTGTGTGCCCACGAAGAGCTGCTGCGAG CCGATCTCTGCCGTGACAAGTTTTCCAAGTGCGGGGTGATGGCCACCAGTGGGCTCTGCCAAACCGTTGTTGCATCCTGCGCCCGCAGCTGCGGTGGATGCTGA